Part of the Phaeodactylum tricornutum CCAP 1055/1 chromosome 5, whole genome shotgun sequence genome is shown below.
AATCACTGAATTTTACAAGTGATATACGCAGAGCCTTGACTAAGCTATGTTTCACGATTCAGAAATGTCCGTGATGTTCAAAATGACTTTTCGTTATCGTCAGGGTCTAAATCGTGATCCTTGCAATAGACACATAATATCAAGGCTGTCCCGAGAGCCTTTCCTCTGTCTAAATGCGTGGTGTTCCTTTTTTTATTATTACCGGCTGTTTGGGATTGATCTTGGCATCTTTTCACATAGCGCTCGCTTTCGTATCGAACAGAAACAAACATTCAAGTTCCATCGTTACGCTACGAAGGATGCCCAACGACAATGAGCAATCCTTCTAATAGGGATTCCTCTTGGTTTGATagagacaacgacgaggaggTTTCGATTTATCCTTCCGTCGTGGAGGTGGAATCTATTTATATTCCTAGCTGTGACGAAGTTTTTGCACGAGTTTCATCCtttactaactgtaaggcgGGAATCTTCGACGCCCACAGCGAAGATTTGAACCAATTAAGACGAACCTCGTCATCCAAAGTCTTCCTTGGAGATAGCGTTATCTGCAAGGGAGGGCAAGCAAAGCCGCCTCCGTCGTTTTCTGTGCAAAGCTCCGAGTCTGCTACGAGAAAACCGGGTTCAGTGGCTGTAAGTGGAAGCGGCTCAGAATTAGAAAGACAGTCAAGCTACCGTAAAGCTGGCCAGCGACATCAGTCCATCCAAGAAGTCGAAATTAGTCCAGGTGTATTCTTGCCTCTACATGGATCAGAAGAGACTATTCAAGAAATGGAGAGCGGTAGCCTGATTACGgcaatttgtttttgctGCGCTCAAAGATTGAGCTGTGTTTCCTTAGCTAGCTATGTTTTGTGTCCTTGTTGCCGTGTGATCTCGCCGCTGGAAAGCAGTAACAGTGGTGGCGTTGGTCTTGGACTTTTTGATAAGAATATTGAATGTTGCGGTGGGTCACAAGTTGTTCCTGAAGTATCTGACAGCGCTCACGGTCGAGTCGAAGACTATGCTTGTAATGCATACGTGCACTAATATTCTAGTTGCATTGGGAAAATCAACGAGGTTTACGACCTCTCTATGGATTTTTTTGATGACATGGTTATGGAGAGCTCATGTCCACTGTCATAATATTTAAGGGGACGCCATAGTTTGTTggcgcctttttcttctagACGATTTTTCTCTGCTCCGGGAGTCTTTACCATGAAGTGTACAGCAATTGTCTGCTTTTACCATCTTTGTCAACCAAGGTAGGGTTAAATTTTTAAGTCCACATTCTAAATTCATAGTAGAAGGACAAGCTCCCCTGTGATTGAAGATACGATGGTCCTCAGCTTTATCTCCCCCCTCGACCTTGGTGTCCATAAGAAAGAAGACATTGCA
Proteins encoded:
- a CDS encoding predicted protein, translated to MSNPSNRDSSWFDRDNDEEVSIYPSVVEVESIYIPSCDEVFARVSSFTNCKAGIFDAHSEDLNQLRRTSSSKVFLGDSVICKGGQAKPPPSFSVQSSESATRKPGSVAVSGSGSELERQSSYRKAGQRHQSIQEVEISPGVFLPLHGSEETIQEMESGSLITAICFCCAQRLSCVSLASYVLCPCCRVISPLESSNSGGVGLGLFDKNIECCGGSQVVPEVSDSAHGRVEDYACNAYVH